Proteins from a genomic interval of Zingiber officinale cultivar Zhangliang chromosome 1B, Zo_v1.1, whole genome shotgun sequence:
- the LOC121977096 gene encoding clathrin heavy chain 1-like isoform X1, which yields MAAANAPIVMQEVLTLPSIGINPQFITFTHVTMESDKYICVRETSPQNSVVIVDMNMPMQPLRRPITADSALMNPNSRILALKAQIPGTTQDHLQVFNIEAKTKIKSHQMPEQVVFWKWITPKMLGVVTQTSVYHWSIEGESEPVKMFDRAANLTNNQIINYRCDPSEKWLVLIGIAPGAPERPQLVKGNMQLFSVDQQRSQALEAHAASFASFKVVGNENPSILISFASKTSNAGQITSKLHVIELGAQPGKPGFTKKQADLFFPPDFADDFPVAMQISQKYNLTYVITKLGLLFVYDLETATAVYRNRISPDPIFLTAEASNIGGFYAVNRRGQVLRATVNEATIIPFISGQLNNLELAVNLAKRGNLPGAENLVVQRFQELFSQTKYKEAAELAAESPQGILRTPETVAKFQSVPVQPGQTPPLLQYFGTLLTRGKLNAFESLELSRLVVNQNKKNLLENWLAEDKLECSEELGDLVKTVDNDLALKIYIKARATPKVVAAFAEKREFDKILIYSKQVGYTPDYLFLLQTILRTDPQGAVNFALMMSQMEGGCPVDYNTITDLFLQRNLIREATAFLLDVLKPNLPEHGFLQTKVLEINLVTYPNVADAILANGMFSHYDRPRIAQLCEKAGLYIRALQHYSELPDIRRVIVNTHAIEPQPLVEFFGTLSREWALECMKDLLLVNLRGNLQIIVQTAKEYSEQLGADACIKLFEQFKSYEGLYFFLGSYLSSSEDPDIHFKYIEAAAKTGQLKEVERVTRESNFYDPEKTKNFLMEAKLPDARPLINVCDRFGFVPDLTHYLYTSNMLRYIEGYVQKVNPGNAPLVVGQLLDDECPEDFIKGLILSVRSLLPVEPLVAECEKRNRLRLLTQFLEHLVSEGSQDVHVHNALGKIIIDSNNNPEHFLTTNPYYDSRVVGKYCEKRDPTLAVVAYRRGQCDDELIDVTNKNSLFKLQARYVVERMDADLWEKVLQPENEYRRQLIDQVVSTALPESKSPEQVSSAVKAFMTADLPHELIELLEKIVLQNSAFSGNFNLQNLLILTAIKADPPRVMDYINRLDNFDGPAVGEVAVEAQLYEEAFAIFKKFNLNVQAVNVLLDNIQSIDRAVEFAFRVEEDAVWSQVAKAQLREGLVSDAIESFIRADDETQFHDVIQAAQNANAYHDLVKYLLMVRQKLKEPKVDGELIFAYAKIDRLGDIEEFILMPNVANLQNVGDRLFDDALYEAAKIIFAFISNWAKLASTLVKLKQFQGAVDAARKANSSKTWKEVCFACVDAEEFRLAQICALNIIIQVDDLEEVSEYYQNRGCFNELISLMESGLGLERAHMGIFTELGVLYARYRPEKLMEHIKLFSTRLNIPKLIRVCDEQHHWKELTYLYIQYDEFDNAATTIMNHSPDAWDHMQFKDVIVKVANVELYYKAVHFYLQEHSDLINDVLHVLALRVDHTRVVDIMRKAGHLHLVKPYMVAVQSNNVAAVNEALNEIYVEEEDYDRLRESVDLHDNFDQIGLAQRIEKHELLEMRRIAAYIYKKAGRWKQSIALSKKDKLYKDAMETCSQSGDRELSEDLLVYFIEQGKKECFASSLFICYDLIRPDVALELAWMNNMIDFAFPYLLQFIREYTSKVDELIKHKIEAQNEEKTKEKEEKDLVAQQNMYAQLLPLALPAPPGMGGPAMGGAYGPPPVPPMGAMGMPPMPPFGMPAMGSY from the exons ATGGCCGCAGCCAACGCACCCATCGTGATGCAGGAGGTCTTGACG CTTCCGAGCATCGGGATCAATCCTCAATTCATCACGTTCACGCATGTCACAATGGAATCGGATAAGTACATATGCGTAAGGGAGACCTCTCCGCAGAATAGTGTTGTAATTGTTGACATGAACATGCCGATGCAGCCTTTGAGGAGGCCGATCACTGCAGACTCTGCTCTGATGAATCCCAACAGCAGGATTCTTGCTCTCAAAG CTCAAATCCCTGGAACCACTCAGGATCACTTGCAGGTGTTCAACATCGAGGCAAAGACTAAAATCAAATCTCATCAGATGCCTGAACAG GTTGTATTTTGGAAGTGGATCACCCCAAAGATGCTGGGTGTGGTTACTCAAACTTCTGTCTATCATTGGTCAATAGAAG GTGAATCGGAGCCTGTTAAGATGTTTGATAGGGCAGCTAATTTGACAAACAATCAGATAATTAACTATAGATGTGATCCATCAGAGAAATGGCTAGTTCTTATTGGAATTGCACCTGGTGCTCCAGAG AGACCACAGCTGGTGAAAGGAAATATGCAGCTCTTTTCTGTTGATCAACAGCGTAGTCAGGCTCTTGAAGCACATGCTGCGTCCTTTGCTTCatttaag GTAGTTGGGAATGAGAATCCCTCCATTCTAATTTCTTTTGCCTCAAAGACTAGTAATGCTGGACAAATCACTTCAAAGTTGCATGTCATCGAACTTGGAGCCCAACCAG GAAAGCCAGGATTTACAAAGAAACAAGCAGATCTTTTCTTCCCGCCAGATTTTGCAGATGATTTCCCTGTAGCAATGCAG ATATCCCAAAAATACAATTTGACATATGTTATTACAAAGCTTGGTTTATTGTTTGTTTATGATCTGGAGACTGCAACTGCAGTTTACAGAAATCGAATCAGCCCAGATCCAATATTTCTCACTGCAGAGGCTTCAAATATTGGTGGTTTTTATGCAGTCAATAGAAGGGGTCAGGTCCTACGTGCTACTGTAAATGAAGCAACTATTATTCCATTTATCAGTGGCCAA TTGAACAATTTGGAGCTTGCTGTTAACCTTGCAAAACGCGGAAACCTTCCTGGTGCAGAGAATTTG GTTGTGCAAAGGTTTCAAGAACTATTTTCCCAGACGAAATACAAGGAAGCTGCTGAACTTGCTGCTGAATCTCCACAAGGCATTCTCCGAACTCCAGAGACTGTCGCGAAGTTTCAG AGTGTCCCTGTCCAACCTGGGCAGACACCGCCACTGTTGCAGTACTTTGGAACGTTGTTGACTAGAGGAAAACTTAATGCCTTTGAATCTTTGGAGTTGTCTCGTCTTGTTGTCAATCAGAACAAAAAGAACCTTTTGGAGAATTGGTTGGCTGAAGACAAGCTTGAGTGCAGTGAAGAACTTGGGGATCTTGTCAAG ACCGTGGACAATGATCTTGCActgaaaatttatataaaagcAAGGGCCACACCAAAAGTTGTTGCTGCTTTTGCTGAAAAACGGGAATTTGATAAGATACTTATTTATTCGAAGCAG GTTGGTTACACGCCAGATTATCTTTTCCTACTTCAGACAATTCTCAGGACTGACCCTCAG GGAGCTGTAAATTTTGCCCTTATGATGTCTCAAATGGAGGGAGGTTGTCCAGTTGATTACAATACAATCACAGATCTTTTTCTTCAG AGAAATCTGATTCGAGAGGCAACAGCTTTCTTGCTAGATGTATTGAAGCCAAATTTACCAGAGCATGGTTTTCTTCAAACCAAG GTTTTAGAGATTAACTTGGTGACATATCCAAACGTTGCTGATGCTATATTGGCTAATGGGATGTTTAGCCACTATGACAGACCTCGGATTGCTCAACTTTGTGAAAAAGCAGGTTTATATATCCGAGCACTTCAG CACTACTCAGAGTTACCTGATATCAGACGTGTCATTGTGAACACTCATGCCATTGAGCCACAG CCACTTGTTGAGTTCTTTGGGACTTTATCCAGAGAGTGGGCTCTAGAGTGCATGAAGGACCTTTTACTGGTTAATTTGAGAGGGAACCTTCAGATAATTGTTCAG ACTGCCAAGGAGTACTCTGAACAATTAGGTGCTGATGCTTGCATAAAGTTGTTTGAGCAATTTAAGTCATACGAAGGACTTTACTTTTTCTTGGGATCTTATTTGAGTTCCAG TGAGGATCCTGATATACACTTCAAGTATATTGAGGCAGCAGCAAAAACTGGACAGTTAAAAGAGGTTGAGCGTGTGACAAGAGAATCCAACTTCTATGACCCTGAGAAAACCAAGAATTTTCTGATGGAAGCCAAGCTTCCAGATGCAAGACCCTTGATCAATGTTTGTGAtcgttttggttttgttccagaTTTGACTCACTATTTATACACAAGCAACATGCTTCGTTACATTGAAGGTTATGTTCAAAAA GTAAACCCAGGAAATGCTCCTTTAGTTGTTGGGCAGCTGCTGGACGATGAATGTCCTGAAGATTTCATCAAAGGCTTGATTCTTTCTGTCCGTTCTCTCCTTCCTGTTGAACCTCTTGTGGCTGAGTGTGAGAAAAG GAATCGTTTGCGGTTGCTCACACAATTTCTGGAACATCTTGTTAGTGAGGGAAGCCAGGATGTTCATGTCCATAATGCTTTGGGGAAAATTATTATCGACAGCAACAACAACCCTGAGCATTTTCTTACAACTAACCCATACTATGATTCACGTGTTGTTGGTAAATATTGCGAAAAACGGGATCCTACTCTTGCAGTTGTCGCGTACAGGCGAGGTCAATGTGATGATGAACTGATTGATGTCACTAACAAAAACTCATTGTTCAAACTTCAAGCCAG ATATGTAGTCGAAAGGATGGATGCTGATTTATGGGAGAAAGTTCTTCAACCTGAAAATGAATATAGAAGACAACTCATTGATCAAGTTGTTTCTACTGCATTGCCTGAGAGCAAGAGTCCAGAGCAAGTTTCTTCAGCTGTTAAAGCTTTCATGACTGCTGATCTTCCACATGAACTTATTGAACTACTTGAGAAAATTGTACTACAGAATTCTGCCTTTAGTGGAAACTTCAATTTGCAGAACCTGCTGATTTTAACAGCTATTAAAGCAGATCCACCAAGGGTTATGGATTACATTAATAGGTTAGATAATTTTGATGGCCCTGCAGTTGGAGAGGTGGCTGTTGAGGCACAACTTTATGAGGAAGCCTTTGCCATTTTCAAGAAATTTAACTTAAATGTTCAGGCTGTCAATGTTCTTCTGGACAACATCCAAAGCATAGATAGAGCTGTAGAGTTTGCCTTCCGAGTTGAGGAAGATGCTGTATGGAGCCAGGTTGCAAAAGCTCAATTACGGGAAGGCTTAGTAAGTGATGCTATTGAGTCTTTCATCCGTGCTGACGATGAAACCCAGTTCCACGATGTCATTCAGGCTGCTCAAAATGCCAATGCTTATCATGATCTTGTGAAGTACTTGTTGATGGTTAGGCAAAAACTTAAAGAGCCAAAAGTGGACGGTGAACTTATATTTGCCTATGCCAAGATTGATAGGCTGGGAGACATTGAGGAATTTATTCTAATGCCAAATGTTGCTAACCTTCAAAATGTTGGGGACCGACTGTTTGATGATGCTCTGTATGAAGCTGCAAAGATCATATTTGCTTTCATTTCCAACTGGGCGAAGTTGGCTAGTACACTTGTTAAGCTGAAGCAGTTCCAGGGTGCTGTTGATGCAGCTCGCAAAGCGAATAGCTCCAAGACATGGAAGGAAGTTTGTTTTGCTTGTGTTGATGCTGAGGAATTCCGCTTGGCTCAAATATGTGCTCTGAATATAATTATCCAG GTGGATGACCTGGAAGAGGTCAGTGAATATTATCAGAACAGAGGCTGCTTCAATGAGTTAATTTCCCTCATGGAGAGTGGTCTTGGTTTGGAACGTGCACACATGGGCATATTTACAGAATTGGGAGTCTTATATGCTAGATATAGACCAGAAAAACTTATGGAGCACATTAAACTTTTCTCAACTCGATTAAACATTCCCAAGCTTATACGTGTTTGTGATGAGCAACACCACTGGAAAGAGCTAACATATTTATATATACAGTATGATGAATTTGATAATGCAGCTACCACTATTATGAACCATTCTCCTGATGCATGGGATCATATGCAGTTCAAAGATGTTATTGTTAAAGTTGCAAATGTTGAGCTCTATTATAAAGCTGTGCATTTCTACTTGCAAGAACATTCTGACCTTATTAATGATGTGTTGCATGTGCTAGCACTTCGTGTGGACCACACTCGTGTTGTAGATATTATGCGAAAG GCTGGCCACTTACATCTTGTGAAGCCATATATGGTTGCTGTTCAAAGCAACAATGTGGCTGCTGTCAATGAAGCTCTAAACGAGATTTATGTTGAGGAGGAAGACTATGACAGATTACGTGAATCAGTTGATTTGCATGACAACTTTGATCAGATCGGCCTTGCACAAAGG ATTGAAAAACATGAACTTCTTGAGATGCGGAGAATTGCTGCTTATATCTATAAGAAAGCTGGAAGATGGAAGCAATCCATTGCACTGTCCAAGAAAGACAAACTTTATAAAGATGCAATGGAGACATGTTCTCAGTCCGGTGACCGTGAACTATCAGAAGATTTGCTTGTTTATTTTATCGAACAG GGAAAGAAAGAATGCTTTGCTTCTAGCCTCTTCATTTGTTATGACTTGATCCGTCCTGATGTTGCTCTTGAACTTGCCTGGATGAACAATATGATTGATTTTGCTTTCCCATACCTGCTACAG TTTATTCGTGAGTATACTAGTAAAGTTGATGAGCTCATAAAACATAAGATTGAGGCACAAAATGAGGAGAAAactaaagaaaaggaagagaaggatTTGGTTGCACAGCAG AATATGTACGCACAATTGCTGCCTCTTGCATTGCCAGCCCCGCCTGGTATGGGAGGTCCAGCCATGGGAGGAGCTTACGGACCCCCACCAGTTCCACCAATGGGAGCTATGGGAATGCCTCCCATGCCACCATTTGGCATGCCTGCTATGGGGAGTTACTGA
- the LOC121977116 gene encoding protein MALE DISCOVERER 2-like isoform X2: MLSHIRTIILHNNSFSGVIPGEFGRLENLELLDLGHNNLSGPLPSEFGKMSSLKILIQIDEMLVSSNRQRVTRKIENTTMRRLLFFRFVSSFSSQNAASQSQNPPASPNSDSPAQSPSSPSPSPSPSQSVSPSAIPLLIDPPNSSPLPALATEGPTKHRNLVVPLVIGGILLSIISIATTYFLCYRAQKAASVMPWATGLSGKLQKAFITGVPLLRRSELETACEHFSNIIGSLSNCALCKGTLSSGTEIAVTSTVLTSAENWSDQNEIHFRNKISTLSKVNHKNFMNLIGYCKEEELFTRMMVFEYASNGTLFEHLHIKEVEQLEWSARLRVIMGIAYCLQHMEQLNPPLVIRSLSSSSIYLTEDCAAKISDLEFWDDEKNVEATSESSKQEKITYKFGIILLEIISGRLPFSEDDGLLVLWASSYLNGKRPLMDMVDNTLTSIHDKDITELADVIRSCINASPENRLTMTEVAERLRIITSITPEEAYPKLSPLWWAELEIISQ, from the exons CATTTTACACAACAACTCCTTTTCTGGAGTAATTCCTGGAGAGTTTGGGAGATTGGAGAATTTGGAGTTATTGGATTTGGGTCACAACAATCTTAGTGGGCCACTACCTTCTGAATTTGGAAAAATGTCATCCCTAAAAATTCT GATACAAATTGATGAAATGCTGGTCTCATCAAATAGGCAACGAGTTACAAG GAAAATTGAAAATACAACTATGAGGAGGCTTCTTTTTTTCCGTTTTGTATCTTCTTTTTCAAGTCAGAATGCTGCATCACAATCTCAGAATCCACCTGCCTCTCCAAATAGTGATTCTCCTGCACAATCCCCATCATCTCCCTCCCCATCCCCATCCCCATCACAATCAGTATCCCCATCTGCAATACCACTGCTGATTGATCCACCAAATAGCAGCCCACTGCCAGCACTTGCAACTGAAGGTCCAACAAAGCATCGTAATTTGGTTGTTCCTTTAGTAATTGGTGGAATACTACTGTCCATCATTTCCATAGCTACTACATATTTCCTTTGTTATCGTGCCCAGAAGGCTGCCTCTGTGATGCCATGGGCCACTGGATTAAGTGGGAAACTGCAGAAGGCATTTATTACAG GTGTGCCTTTGCTTAGACGTTCAGAACTTGAAACAGCTTGTGAGCATTTCAGCAACATAATTGGTTCTTTGTCAAATTGTGCATTATGCAAAGGGACACTTTCTAGTGGAACTGAAATAGCAGTGACATCTACTGTTCTCACTTCAGCTGAAAATTGGTCAGACCAAAATGAAATTCACTTTAGGAATAAG ATATCTACGTTGTCAAAAGTGAATCACAAGAACTTCATGAACCTCATTGGTTATTGCAAGGAAGAAGAGCTTTTTACTAGGATGATGGTGTTTGAGTATGCTTCAAATGGGACGCTTTTTGAGCATTTACACA TCAAAGAAGTGGAACAGCTGGAGTGGTCTGCACGGTTACGTGTGATTATGGGAATTGCTTATTGCCTACAGCACATGGAGCAGTTGAATCCTCCGCTAGTCATTAGAAGTTTGAGTTCCTCATCCATCTACCTGACTGAAGACTGTGCAGCAAAGATCTCGGATCTTGAATTTTGGGACGATGAAAAAAACGTGGAGGCAACTTCTGAAAGTTCAAAGCAAGAGAAAATCACGTACAAGTTTGGAATTATACTGCTGGAGATCATTTCCGGAAGGCTTCCTTTTTCAGAAGATGATGGTCTCCTTGTGCTCTGGGCTTCAAGCTATTTGAATGGGAAAAGGCCTCTCATGGACATGGTGGACAATACTCTCACCTCCATCCATGACAAAGATATTACTGAGCTGGCAGACGTGATACGATCCTGCATAAATGCATCGCCTGAGAATAGACTGACAATGACTGAGGTAGCTGAACGCTTGAGGATTATCACATCTATTACACCAGAGGAAGCTTACCCAAAACTGTCACCATTGTGGTGGGCTGAGCTAGAAATCATATCTCAGTAG